Proteins from a single region of Persephonella hydrogeniphila:
- the acs gene encoding acetate--CoA ligase: MSEHKDEVLLKVNKVYQPPKRVLEKAHITAEEFDRMYEESIKDPENFWANLAEKELHWFKKWDKVREWEFPNYKWFIGGKLNITYNCLDRHVQNGKRNKVAYIYTNEDNEEIKITYGELLELVNRIANGLKSLGVKKGDRVVIYMPLVIEQLATMLACARIGAIHSVVYAGFSANALRMRIEDAQAKVIVTSTWTKRRGKKIDLKSVVDEAVDGLDFVENIVVLQRKGDEFELEEKEIDFYDLIKDQSSVCEPEIMDAEDPLFILYTSGSTGKPKGVLHTTGGYNLYTHVTTKYVFDIHEDDIFWCTADPGWITGHSYMVYGPLSVGVTSVIAEGAPDYPDPGRWWSIVEKYRVNIFYTAPTAIRLFMKYGEEWPKKYDLSSLRILGSVGEPINPEAWIWYYEVIGNSQCSIVDTWWQTETGGHMITTVPAYPQKPGKAGKPFWGIEADVVDREGYTEEPNKVGYLIIKQPWPSALRTCWGEPERFEKYWTEIDHYYFAGDLATKDEDGYIMILGRADDVINVSGHRIGTAEVESALVSHPAVAEAAVIGKPHDVKGESIKAFVILKQGHEPSENLIKDLKMHVRHELGSLAVPDEIEFVEKLPKTRSGKIMRRVLKARELGMPLGDISTLED, translated from the coding sequence ATGTCTGAACACAAAGATGAGGTTTTACTTAAAGTAAACAAAGTGTACCAGCCTCCTAAGAGAGTTCTGGAAAAAGCCCATATTACTGCTGAAGAGTTCGACAGGATGTATGAAGAGTCTATAAAAGACCCAGAAAATTTCTGGGCTAATCTTGCTGAAAAGGAACTTCACTGGTTTAAAAAATGGGACAAGGTGAGAGAGTGGGAATTTCCAAACTACAAATGGTTCATAGGAGGAAAGCTGAATATCACATATAACTGCCTTGACAGACATGTACAGAACGGAAAGAGAAACAAAGTTGCTTATATCTATACAAATGAGGACAATGAAGAGATAAAAATTACGTACGGTGAACTCCTTGAACTTGTCAACAGGATAGCAAACGGTTTGAAATCTCTTGGTGTAAAAAAAGGAGATAGAGTCGTCATATATATGCCTCTTGTAATAGAACAGCTGGCAACTATGCTAGCATGTGCAAGGATAGGAGCAATTCACTCTGTTGTTTATGCAGGTTTCAGTGCCAATGCTCTAAGAATGAGAATTGAAGATGCACAGGCAAAGGTTATCGTTACATCTACATGGACAAAAAGAAGAGGGAAGAAGATTGACCTGAAATCTGTAGTTGATGAGGCTGTGGATGGCCTTGATTTTGTTGAAAACATCGTAGTTCTCCAAAGAAAAGGTGATGAGTTTGAATTGGAAGAAAAAGAGATTGATTTTTATGATCTTATAAAGGATCAATCTTCTGTTTGTGAGCCTGAGATTATGGATGCAGAAGATCCTCTTTTTATACTTTATACATCCGGTTCTACAGGAAAACCTAAAGGGGTTCTCCATACAACAGGAGGATACAATCTTTATACCCATGTAACTACAAAATACGTATTTGACATACATGAAGACGATATATTCTGGTGTACAGCCGACCCCGGATGGATAACAGGACACAGTTATATGGTTTATGGACCTCTTTCTGTAGGCGTAACATCTGTAATAGCAGAAGGAGCCCCAGATTATCCAGATCCAGGAAGATGGTGGTCTATTGTTGAAAAGTACAGAGTAAATATCTTTTATACAGCCCCGACAGCAATCAGACTGTTTATGAAATACGGTGAAGAATGGCCTAAAAAGTACGATCTTTCTTCATTGAGAATTTTAGGTTCTGTAGGAGAACCAATAAACCCTGAAGCATGGATATGGTACTACGAAGTAATAGGAAATAGTCAGTGTTCCATTGTTGATACATGGTGGCAAACAGAAACAGGAGGACATATGATAACAACTGTTCCTGCATATCCACAAAAACCCGGAAAAGCCGGAAAACCTTTCTGGGGAATCGAAGCTGATGTTGTGGATAGGGAAGGTTATACAGAAGAGCCAAACAAAGTAGGTTACCTTATCATCAAACAACCATGGCCTTCAGCCTTAAGAACATGCTGGGGTGAACCGGAAAGATTTGAAAAATACTGGACAGAAATAGATCATTACTACTTTGCAGGAGACTTGGCCACAAAAGATGAAGACGGTTACATAATGATATTAGGTAGAGCTGATGATGTAATAAATGTGTCAGGTCACAGAATAGGAACAGCAGAAGTAGAGAGTGCCCTCGTATCACACCCTGCTGTTGCAGAGGCAGCTGTAATCGGTAAACCTCACGACGTAAAAGGTGAATCTATCAAAGCATTTGTTATTCTAAAACAGGGTCATGAACCTTCTGAAAATCTGATAAAAGACCTGAAAATGCATGTAAGACACGAACTTGGTTCTCTTGCTGTTCCTGATGAGATAGAGTTTGTGGAAAAACTGCCTAAAACAAGATCTGGAAAAATAATGAGAAGAGTTCTAAAAGCAAGAGAATTAGGAATGCCTCTGGGAGATATATCAACATTAGAAGATTAA
- a CDS encoding DUF485 domain-containing protein: MKKEELKKILQDSEFQSLIKKVTTVSLIFTAAIMIVYYSFILLLAYGKDFLSQPVSEGSATTIGIPIGIGVIVAAWILTGLYVYWANKNYDPMVKKLREKFRG, encoded by the coding sequence ATGAAAAAAGAAGAGCTAAAAAAAATTTTACAGGACAGTGAGTTTCAAAGTCTAATCAAAAAAGTCACCACTGTATCCCTTATTTTTACGGCAGCTATAATGATTGTTTACTACTCATTTATCTTACTCCTTGCCTATGGCAAAGATTTTCTTTCCCAGCCTGTATCCGAGGGAAGTGCAACAACTATCGGTATACCTATCGGAATAGGTGTAATAGTAGCAGCGTGGATACTTACAGGTCTGTATGTATACTGGGCTAACAAAAATTATGATCCGATGGTTAAAAAATTGAGAGAAAAGTTCAGGGGGTAG
- a CDS encoding porin gives MKKLAVKTLIPAVMATSIFSSPANAVAKFKINDESSVWISLLLQLRGEWIEDGQVDGSGWRSDFYIRRARILFGGNLTKNVDFFVETDNPNMGKDKVIEDGTKKIIKSNNDTKTFIQDAWIRLKFAKEFNLVFGQILLPFSHNNATGATSLLGLDYNLTVVKFPPTSNFVWRDYGAEVMGLVKLPTGSLDYRIGLFDGVESLNDTGTGVSINKDDNYRITGRIQYNLFDSEGFYYKGTYLGKKKIVSVGAGIDYQKDAAADDYDNPTRVDDYKAWTVDLFIDYPLASGDVATFEAGYIDYDYGNLHPNDGTAIYAQAGYLFNKKIGIGKIEPIIRYQSFDSSISGNDITDYYLGLAYWIDGFRANLKAEYKIDDRDGKDQDTLYLQAQILF, from the coding sequence ATGAAAAAATTAGCTGTAAAAACCTTAATCCCAGCTGTTATGGCAACATCTATCTTTTCTTCACCTGCTAACGCTGTAGCAAAATTCAAAATTAACGACGAAAGCAGTGTATGGATCAGTCTGCTATTACAACTTAGAGGTGAATGGATTGAAGATGGTCAGGTAGACGGTTCTGGATGGAGAAGTGATTTTTACATCAGAAGAGCAAGAATCCTGTTTGGTGGAAATCTTACTAAGAATGTAGATTTTTTTGTTGAAACAGATAATCCAAATATGGGAAAGGATAAAGTAATTGAAGATGGAACAAAAAAAATAATTAAATCTAACAATGACACAAAAACATTTATTCAAGACGCATGGATAAGACTGAAATTTGCAAAAGAGTTCAATCTCGTTTTCGGTCAGATATTACTTCCTTTTTCCCACAACAATGCAACAGGAGCAACATCACTCCTTGGATTAGATTATAACCTGACTGTAGTTAAATTTCCTCCAACAAGTAATTTTGTATGGAGAGATTACGGTGCTGAAGTAATGGGTCTTGTCAAACTTCCAACAGGAAGTCTTGATTACAGAATCGGATTGTTTGATGGAGTAGAATCCCTTAATGATACTGGAACAGGAGTTTCTATAAACAAAGATGATAACTACAGGATAACTGGAAGAATTCAGTACAACCTGTTTGATTCAGAAGGTTTCTATTATAAAGGTACCTACTTAGGAAAGAAAAAAATTGTTTCAGTAGGTGCAGGTATTGATTACCAGAAAGATGCTGCTGCTGATGACTATGACAATCCTACAAGGGTAGATGATTATAAAGCATGGACTGTAGATCTATTCATAGATTATCCTCTTGCCTCAGGCGATGTTGCCACATTTGAAGCAGGATACATAGATTATGATTATGGAAATCTTCACCCTAACGACGGAACGGCTATATATGCTCAAGCAGGATATCTGTTTAACAAAAAAATAGGGATCGGAAAAATTGAGCCAATAATCAGATATCAATCTTTTGATTCATCTATTTCAGGAAACGATATAACAGATTATTATCTTGGTCTTGCTTACTGGATTGATGGATTCAGGGCAAATCTCAAAGCTGAATACAAAATAGACGACAGAGATGGAAAAGATCAAGATACTTTATATTTACAGGCGCAAATACTATTTTAA